A region from the Halogeometricum sp. S3BR5-2 genome encodes:
- a CDS encoding HalOD1 output domain-containing protein: MTTATDRNRGTAQTRVRADEAPSEAVFRLIMEVKQAPESEILPLFHAINPIALDNLFQYADPDTIQLEVDLEYDDLLIKVSDELVTARRW, from the coding sequence ATGACAACTGCAACAGACAGAAATCGTGGGACTGCGCAGACACGAGTGAGAGCGGACGAAGCTCCGAGCGAGGCTGTGTTCCGTCTGATTATGGAGGTAAAGCAAGCTCCGGAATCGGAGATTCTGCCGCTCTTTCACGCAATCAACCCTATTGCTCTCGACAATCTGTTTCAGTACGCAGACCCGGATACGATCCAACTTGAAGTTGATCTCGAATACGACGACCTTCTGATCAAGGTGTCTGATGAGCTCGTCACTGCCCGCCGCTGGTGA
- a CDS encoding AzlC family ABC transporter permease — translation MAFQADFRSGVKDVVPLLLPLFAIGGATGIAATNAGLSSFQTLGMGVLFFSPISTVTTIELLESGAPAIVIVVTSISVVLHFAVLSLSIAPYFAQLSIKWKWVLAYFLNTPHYALSVKRYSADSETNIREYYLGVAVSGWLVWQASIIVGMLFGVGLPENLSVDFVIPLVFIALLVSMVKNRPTAAAAVSAGILSLLASTLPFSGGLILAAIIGIIAGMMVKTTEVTAQ, via the coding sequence ATGGCTTTTCAAGCTGATTTCCGGTCAGGGGTGAAGGATGTCGTCCCGTTGCTCCTTCCGCTTTTCGCTATCGGTGGGGCAACTGGTATCGCTGCCACCAACGCGGGACTGTCCTCGTTCCAGACGCTCGGTATGGGTGTTCTATTCTTTTCACCCATTTCGACAGTGACTACGATTGAACTTCTGGAATCGGGAGCTCCCGCTATCGTTATCGTGGTTACTTCCATTTCGGTCGTACTGCATTTCGCTGTACTTAGTCTGTCTATTGCACCGTACTTCGCCCAGCTCTCGATAAAATGGAAATGGGTTCTTGCGTACTTCCTCAACACACCGCATTATGCGCTTTCGGTAAAGCGATATTCGGCTGATTCGGAGACGAACATTCGAGAATACTACCTGGGCGTCGCCGTTTCGGGTTGGCTCGTCTGGCAGGCGTCTATCATTGTGGGGATGCTATTTGGCGTGGGACTACCGGAGAACCTCTCTGTTGATTTCGTCATTCCGCTGGTGTTCATCGCGCTCTTGGTGAGCATGGTGAAGAACCGCCCCACTGCAGCGGCTGCGGTGTCTGCTGGAATCCTATCCTTGCTGGCAAGTACACTTCCGTTCAGCGGCGGTCTAATCCTCGCTGCGATCATTGGGATTATCGCGGGAATGATGGTCAAAACTACCGAGGTGACGGCTCAATGA
- a CDS encoding AzlD domain-containing protein, with amino-acid sequence MTAALDSLSVWGLIFVIGAGIFAVRLSFIHVYTERSEIPPSIEKALKFVPIAIIAAIVFPDVIVIDGPLRGVGPIFDVLVSSRTIAAVIGVLVAYRTRNMLATVVLGMITLWTFQIFIG; translated from the coding sequence ATGACAGCAGCATTGGATTCATTGTCGGTGTGGGGATTGATATTCGTAATAGGTGCAGGTATTTTTGCTGTTCGTTTGTCGTTCATTCACGTCTACACGGAGCGGAGCGAGATACCGCCGAGCATCGAAAAGGCATTGAAATTCGTGCCGATTGCGATAATCGCAGCTATCGTCTTTCCCGATGTAATCGTCATCGACGGTCCGTTACGGGGCGTAGGGCCCATCTTCGACGTATTAGTTAGTTCTCGAACAATTGCTGCGGTGATTGGTGTCCTTGTAGCATACCGAACTAGAAACATGTTGGCGACAGTTGTACTCGGAATGATCACGCTATGGACGTTTCAAATCTTTATTGGATAA
- a CDS encoding histidine kinase: MVDSIRDFFDYIENPVRNLVVLDTSSPKPVRNMLNSLVEGQPTSLNFDPEDIGPISGDADTSIVVLVENGTVLAQSSVDELLESVLLINSDLFKTGAIDLGDVVLPDVLKGLDEVPFRVRGYPDANKQNLLFIIISRVIERIASETGRGTLRSSFQQLSRIHDEKGTYEVYDALCKQGVDVHIYGVGDLDTSKTPPATVHTGDTYEYKNAWVVVFTPPAGSDTSDCAALVALEDEPNVWNGFWTFRPEFVTRIDSYLAENM; encoded by the coding sequence ATGGTCGACTCGATACGCGATTTCTTTGACTACATTGAAAATCCTGTTCGGAACTTGGTTGTCTTGGACACGTCGTCGCCCAAGCCGGTCCGTAACATGCTCAACTCGTTAGTTGAAGGCCAGCCTACCTCACTCAATTTCGATCCTGAGGATATTGGCCCCATTAGCGGAGACGCCGACACGAGTATCGTCGTCTTAGTCGAAAACGGCACCGTACTTGCTCAGTCAAGCGTTGACGAACTGCTTGAATCAGTTCTGTTGATCAATTCAGACCTGTTCAAAACAGGTGCAATAGATCTTGGTGATGTTGTCCTTCCAGACGTACTCAAAGGGCTCGATGAGGTTCCGTTTCGAGTCAGGGGATATCCAGACGCAAACAAACAAAATCTGCTGTTTATCATTATTTCACGGGTGATTGAACGAATTGCTTCCGAAACAGGTCGTGGGACGCTTCGCTCCTCATTCCAACAGCTTTCCCGAATCCACGATGAGAAGGGAACCTACGAGGTGTACGATGCCCTCTGTAAGCAGGGAGTTGACGTCCACATCTATGGTGTCGGTGATCTCGATACGTCGAAGACACCGCCAGCCACCGTTCATACTGGAGACACATACGAATACAAGAACGCGTGGGTTGTTGTTTTCACACCGCCAGCAGGGAGTGATACGAGCGACTGTGCCGCTCTCGTTGCACTCGAAGACGAGCCAAACGTCTGGAATGGCTTTTGGACATTTCGCCCTGAGTTTGTCACTCGGATCGATTCCTATCTTGCAGAGAATATGTAG